The region TTCCCTGTTTCTAAACGGAAGGTATTTATATTATACGAGATACCAAATGATAGATATTTTTCAGAATAATAATCTAAGATAAGGTGGTGTGCAAACGAAACTTTGGCTCCGGTTTGTTTTGTATTACCGTTACTATCGTTATACAACGATATACCAACTCCCGAACGATCCAGAACACGAAAATCTGCATACAATGATTGGTTATCCGGTGCATCTTTAATTCCGACCCACTGTGTTAAACCATTGGCCCTGATACGGAGGTTATCTCCAATACCGGCATAAGCAGGTGAAAGAATAAAAGGGTTATCAGCTAAATACTGTGTAAACACCGGTAGGTTTAACTCTTGGCTGTAACTTGTTGTTACAGCCATGAGTACTAAGGATAAAATAAACTTTTTCATTGTAATAATTTTTTTAGATAACATCATTGGGGCTATAATTTTGTTATCTGTATAATGTGAAATGTCCAACAAACTCTCTATTATCTTTTGGATCATTCAGTTTAAGAACATACCAGTAATCTCCTGTTGGTAATTCATTTCCGTTGTATCTACCGTCCCATTTTCCTCCAACTTTATATTTACCGACTACTCGACCGTATCTGTCATAAACATCGAACGTCAGATCTTTGTAAGCTAATGCACCACAACCTGGACCAATAGTAGTATTAGCACCTGAACCGTTTGGTGTAAAGTAGTTCGGCAGACAGAAGTCGTAGAATGTACCAGGAACATCAATTGTTGCTTCACAACCATTTTTGTCTCTTACAATCACTTTATAAACATCTGTTCTGTAGATTCTATAAGTATTTGATGAAGAGAATGGCTCTCCGTTGAAACTGTATTCGTATGGCGCAACACCTCCGGAAGCTTTTACTGATATCGTATTGATTTCATTGCTTTGTTTTGTTGTATCAATTAAACTTAGTTCAGCAATTGCATTTACAGGGAAAACTGCAGTTGGCACTTCACATCCGTTAGTGTGTCTTGCAACGATGAAGTGATCACCAGCAGGAACATTTGTGAAGATGTTACTTGGCTGATAAGTACCATTGTTGTCTAATGAGTAATCTACATCTGTAGGACTATTAGATGGATCAACAGTAACTATTATCATATTTGCTTGTGCATTGTTAACACAATCGTATGTTACCTCAACAGTTGGGTTAAGAACTACAGCATTGTCCATATTAACTTCAACCATAGTTGTACAACTAGCATCTTTAATGTAAACATTGTGTAAACCTCCTTTAAGGTTACTAAAGTCATGTCTTGTACCATTATTCAATGGAACATAAGTACCATTTTCATTATCAAGACTAATACTGTATGGCAATGTACCACCAGAAACCTCTATACTAAATGCACCATCTCTGTCACCATCACAAATTTCTTGTATAATAGGACCAACCACTTTACCTTCTAAAGGATTTGGCTCTGTGATTTCCCGTTCAATAATTACGAAACATGAGTTTTCATCCTGAACTATTATTGTATAAGTCCCCGGAGCTAATCGATCAAAAATAAACTTATCATCGAATTGTCCTAAGTTTGGAGAAATTGCATATTTAATAACACCTGTACCACCAGTTGCAGCAATAACAATTTTACCATCATTAGCTCCAAAACAAGTTGCATTTGTAACTGATGGAGTTGCAAGCAACTCTGCATCTGGTTCTTTAATAGTTATTGGACCAGAATCGTATTGACAATCTCCACTATCAACTCGTACAACATACACTCCTTTAGGAAGTAAGTCGAAATAACCCTCTGGTTGAGGACCTCTTACAACCACACCAGAATCATTAAATAAAGTATAAGAATAATTTCCTAATCCACCTACACCTACAGCATCAATAACTGCAGTAGCACTTCCTTTACAATAAACCTCAGCGTTCATTAAATCTATCTCTAAATCTAACGGTGCTAATGGGTTTATAGTAACATTGTTAGAAATAACTCCAATACATCCATTAGAATCTCTTACATAATACTGGTGATCTCCTATACCTACTGAAAAAGTCGTAGATGATCCAAATGAACCAGCAATAGTTGTAAATGTCTTATCAGTACTATACTCATAAGGACCAGAACCACCAATTGCACTTAAAGTTAATGTCGCATCAGTTTTACAAGTAATTCCTGTAGCAAGTGTTAATGACGGCTCAACTTTTGACGGCTCGTTAATCACTATCTCAGCACTTGGTGCTGAAACACAGTTAATTCCGTCAACCACTGTTACACTATATCTTCCTGCACTTAAACCTGAGAAAACTGGGCTAGTTTGCGATTCACTTGACATTACAGGATCAGTAGAAAGATAATTCAAGATATATGAATAGTTCATTTCCTGACCTCCAGTTGGAAGATCAACAGTAATTTCACCACTTGTATCTCCATTACACAATAAAGTATTTACAGTTGCATTTGCTGTAACTAAAATTGGATCTGGATTTTTTAATGTTACTGTTGCTGTATCAATACATCCATTAACGTCTTTAACGTTTACGGTATAAACTCCTGCTGTCAAATTCTCAAAATAAGACTGAGTAGAATATCCTACACTTACTGGACCAACCAATTCATAAAGGTAGTCTCCACCTAGCCATCCACCTTCAGCGCTTACCGTGATAGTACCATCATTACCCGGATCACAAGTGATTGGAGTATGGCTTTCTGATATTGTTAAGGCTGCATCAGGCTGTTCGATTATAAATGATCTTTCAATCTCACAGCTTGGCGGACCAACTAATTTTGCTGTTACAGTATAATTACCAGCTGGTAAGTTCGGAATATTTATTGTTGCTCCTGATGTTGTTCCGCTAAGGTTAACAGGACCCGTAATAACATAATCAAAAGCTCCTGCATCATCACTTGGGTCTGTTTGGTTGTCAACAATAGTTAAATCAACACTTCCTGTTGCACTTCCAAAACAAACAACATTTTTAGTAATTCTCTCCAGTTCAAATGTATTTGGATTATTTACATAATGAATATTTGTAATAAAACATCCTGTAATAGGATTAGTTACTGTAACTAAATAGTTTCCAATTGTCAATCCTGTGAAAGCGCCATCATTATTTGTTTGATCGTAAGTACTTCCAACTGAAATTCCTTTTACATTGTAACTTAAAACTGGCATTGGTGTAGCAGTTCCTACAGTAATTGCATTTACTTGAATACTTTCGTCATTATTACAAGTAATTGCTGTTGTCACTGTAATTGCAGCTGGAGTAGCAAACTCAATTCCGACAAATGGTTGTATTGTAGCTGTGGCTGTACCCAAACATCCTTTATCATCATATACATTAATTACATAATTTCCTCCTAATAGATCTGATTCAATATAAACAGGATTATCTCCTCTTTGAACCGCCACTGGGTTTCCATCTCTAAAGAATTCATATACTGTATACGTATTAGAACCTCCCGATGGTAATGGTATTGTAATCGTAGCATTATTCTCTTTGTTACCAGTTGTACATCTGTAATCTGCCACTACTGGAGCTGGAATCACAATTGGTAATGGTTCACTAACATCAATATCTTTAAAAACAGGACATCCTTTTCCAGAAGTTACAGTAACTCTGTACGTACCTGCTGGAAGGTTTGTAAATACATTACCTACCAATGTCATTCCGATTGGAGCTGGATTAATAGCATATGTATATACTGGATTATTATTTACAGTTCCTGTTGTAGGATCCATTTTAACCGTAATCGATCCTGTACTTCCTCCATTACAAATTACTGGACTTGGAACTAAAGTAAATTCGATAGCAGTATTTGGTACTGGAATTACAGCATCTACTAATACCGTACAAGTTGTTACATTATCTCTAACTGTAAATTGGTAATTACCAGGAGTCAAATTACTAAATACAGGAGAAGAACCAAACATAATACCATCTTGGCTAAACTCATAGTTCGCTGTTCCAGAACCTCCTGAAGGCAATAATGTTACTTCACCTTCATTTCCATTACAGATTGGAGAATTAGTTATTTGATAACCAGAACGTAAAGGCTGTAATATCGTTACCGGAGCATCAACTATACATAAGTTAGCATCTCTAACATATACTGTATAATCTCCAGGTGTAGTTACTTCCAATACATTGTTGTTTAATTGCCAAGTATTTTTGTCTAGACTGTATTCTAAATCTGATGTAAATCCTGTAGCTGTTACCGTAATAGTATAACCTGTTGTAGTAGCACAATGAGTTGGCACTACAGCAGTTATAGCTGGCATTGGATCTTGTGCGATGTTAACCGTTTTAAAGTCGTAACATCCGTTGGCATCTCTAACATAAACATCGTAAGAATCATATGCCGGAGCAATTTTAGCTGTAGCAATTTCTATTCTTGTAAATGTTTTATAATCTCCCGAAGCCGGAACTGTTGGTGGAGTTGTTGTTGGTACCACTGCATAAGAATACTCTTTTACACCTCCTACAATTGTAGTTGGATCTATGGTAATTACTGCAAACGGTTTATCACAATATTGATTTTTAACATCTGGAACAAAATTTATTAAGCTTAGCGCTGCTGGTTCTTTAATTTCTACATCAGTAGAAGTTATTGTACAACTTGGGTAAGCACCTTCTGTTACCACTACTCTATATTGTGTACCAGCAGTGAATCCGAAAGGAATTACAAATGGATTTGCCGTTGCTGTATCTCCTGGACCAGAAGTTACTGCCACTGGGTTTGTACCATTGAATACTTGATAAGTATAAGGTCCGCTATAATCTACAATATTAATTTCAATGGCCCCACTATTATTACCATTACAATCTACGTGAGCAGAAGCAATAGCATTCACAGAAGCAATTTCGTAAACAGGAATTTCATATTCAGGAGATTTGATACGACATCCTGTATTGTTGTCTATCACTTCAAACTGATAACTGCTTCCTGCTGTTGCATCATTATAAGTAAACGTATTTCCTGTAACTGTTGTAGCAGGTCCTGGGATTAATACACCGTTTTCATATACATTATATGTAAATGCGTTTGGCGTATTGCTTCCTCCAGTGATTTGTACATTTATTTCTTGTGCTCTGTTAATACAATCAATCGGATCTCCAAAAGTACCAATTGCAGAAATAAATTTAGGCAACGGATCTAAAACAGCTGGCAATTGTGTTGATTGAATACAGCCATTTGAATCTTTTACATAGAATGTTGGATTTTGAGTAAATCCAGTGTCAGATAATTCAAATGAGTATCTATTGTCTGCTGGTGTGCTGTTACTTTCGAAATAATTCGTACCATCGATACTGAAAGTATATGTACCTGTACCACCGCCACCTGTAACAACCGCAGTTGTTTTAGTTGGATCAACAGCACAGCTAAATGGTGTTACAGTAGCCGACGCTGTTACAAGAACAGGAGTTGCTATAGTTACATCTACATTAGCTTCACATTCTCTCGCTGATTGTACACTTACGTTATAATCTCCAGGAGTTAAACCAGTAAACAGATTATTATTTTTCTGAACTATTGGCGCGCCTGCTGGTGACGTCGGTGTAAGCGTATACGTATATTCAGGATTATCATTAACTGCTCTTAAATTAACAGTAATAGTTCCGTTGTTATTTGTGCCCTGTGGCGTATTACAATCTACTGGCGTAATCGCTATATCAGATTGTAATAAATCTACTGGCGTTGGAGGCAGCATAACAATTTTTTCTGTAATCGTGTAATTACAATTTCTAGCATCATAAACTACAAACTCGTAAGTTCCATTACCAGTTACAGTATATTCAGCAGTATCTGATCCTACAGGGAATGCTATAGGAAGCGACGCTCCAGTATTATCCTTATTAACAGTATAAGAATAAGAACCGTATCCTCCTACTGCAGTAATTTTGATCGTTCCGTCTACAATACCTGTACAGAAAATATCTTTTTCGTTTGTTGCCGAAGCAAATAGCTGTGGTTTAATTTCGTTATTTGAAACTGCAACTTCACAACCAAAAGCATCTTTTACAAAAATTTCATAAATTCCTGGAGTTAAGTCCTTGAATGTATTATCTATTGTCCAAGATTGTTTATTATCGATACTATACATGTATCCTCCTGCACCACCTGAAGCCGTAACAACCAAAGTGGCTAAATCTGTATTATCATAACAATAATCAGATGTTGTAGCAATAATAGCTGTTGGAGGAGTTGGAATTACCAAAGTAAATGAATCCGTAACAGTACAACCATTAGCATCTTGTACAGATACTCCATAAAGTCCGTCAAGTCTTAAGCCTCCAAAAATACCATCTGTATTTGTGATTGCTGGACCTGATGGAGGTGTAAGCGTAAATTTATTATTACCCCATCCTCCTTGAGCAGTAACTTTAACAGCGCCGTCAGTTGTACATCCTAATGGTGTAACATCTAAAGGATCTAAAGTGAATGCCACAACTGGCTCATTAATAACTGCAACTGTTGAAGTTGCAGGACATCTTGGATAAGCTGATTCTACTATTCTTACAGTATAATTTGATCCTTCTCCTAATCCGAACGGTATTGTAAATGGATTAGAAGTAGTAGTATCATGAGATCCAGATGCGCCTATTCCCACCACCGGTGTAGCACCATCGTACAATGCATACGTATATGGCCCTGTGTAACCTGAAACGAAAATTTCAATACTTCCATTCGTTGCAGATTTACAAGTTACATCAGCTACAGTAGTTGCTCTAACCTCTACAGTATTAAATACTGGAACTTCATAAATATTACTCAAAATTTCACAATGCGTTGCGTTATCAGTTATTCTAAACTGATATTTGCTTCCAATTGAAGTTGCATCGTAAGGAAATGTTTGTGAAACACTTGATGCTGCAAGAACTATATATGGATCACCATCGATCGAAACTTCATATTTCAAATCAATTGGAGTTGTAGATCCGCCTACAACTGTTATTTCAATAACTTCTCTTCCGTTTTGACAGTCAATTTGCGAATCTGCTGCTGTTGATCTCGTTGCTGTTGCTGAGATTAACTTTGGAAGCGGTTCTAAAGGAGTAGTCAATGTAGTACTTTCTACACAACCGTTAGCATCTTTAACCCAATATGTTGGATTTTGAACTCCAAGATTATCGGAAATTTCAAATGTATACTTATTGTCTGCCGGACTACTATTACTTGTAAAATAATCTGTACCGTTTTGACTAAAAGTATAAGTTCCTGAACCACCTGTACCTGTTACAACTACCGTTGTAGTTGCAGGATCTACCGTACAGCTAAATGGCGTTGCGTCTGCAGTAGCCACTACAGCTGCCGGAGCTGGTACATTTGCCGGTAATTGCAATTCACAACCTCTGCCAGAAATTACTTTAATCGTATAATCTCCCGCACTTAATCCTGTGAATACATTATTATTAAGTTGTGTTTTAACAGGTCCCGTTGGTGAAACAGGTGTTAATTCATAAGTATAATCTGGATTATCATTTGCTGGATTTAAATTAACAGTCAATGTTCCATTGTCTGTTGCTCCTACTTGACCAGCAGTACAATCTACAGGAGTAGTAACAATATCTGTCAATACAAAATTGATTGGTGTTGGAAGAATTAATTTCACGTCTACCGTTCTCGTACAAGATGTATTAACATCTCTAACTGTAACTGTATAATCTCCAGCTCCTATACCATTAAATGTCGGACTAAACTGTACCACATTTGCAATTGCTGGCAATGAAGTTTTTATTAATGTATACTCGAAGTTATTCGGCACGAATCCTCCTTTGACTTCCGCAGTAATTACACCATTGGTCTCTTCACAAATTGGCAATGTTGTAAAACTTGCTTCAAGCTCAAGTGGTGTAGAAATTAGATCTAAATCTACCTTATTACCACATCCGTTAACATCTTTTACTTCTACACTATGAGGTCCAGAAGAAAGATTTGGAATAGAGAATGATGCAGAAGGCATAGGAACAGGAGCTGCACCATCTAAAATATAATAATGTTGCCCCATACCTGTCGTTGTCAAATTAACATCGATTACAAAAGAACCTTCTGTAGCACAGATATCATTTGTCACCGCAGTAATAACCGGCGATGGATCTAATTCTACTTCAATAAAAGCTGTAGCAATACATCCGTTCGCATCTTTAACGTAAACGATATAACGACCGTTATCTCTATTGAAAGTATTAGATGTATGTGCTGTTAAACTAAATGTTGCACTAAAAGCTGCATCTGTAGGAACTGGATCCACATTATCAATTACACCAGCAGCCCCTGTATCAGGGAAAACCTGATATAAATAAGGATGTGCTGTGATACCGTTTGCAACATCTGCAGCTCTAACAGTTCCACCTTTTCCAAAAGCTTCAATAACACCTTTTGCAGAACCACAATTATCATTTTTCGCAGTAGCGCTTAATGACAATGGTACAACTGACTGTGTTATTGTAAACGTATCAGAAGAATTCATACAAACTGTATTTCCTAAATTGTCCTCTTCAGTAAATAAGATATAGTAAGTACCTGGTTTAAGAGGTCCTACATTATTTACAGTCATAGTTGGTAAGGTAACTGTTCCGCCTACTGCAGGTGTAACAATGATATTCGTTTGTGAATTGTAAATTTCATATTTAACTCGTGTTGTAGTTGGTTGCGGATTTGCAATTGTAAATGAAACCGTTCCATTGTCAGCTCCAGTACAAGTTACATTTGCAGCAGTAACAACACTTGTTAATGTAGATGCAGATTTCGTTGGTCCATCTGCCTGTTTGAAATAATAACATTTTGTTGTATCATCATAAACAACAAAAGAATATACTACTCCCGGATTAAGATTATTAAATGTAGACTGTAATAATAGCGGATCTCCCGGTAGTGCAGGAGGTGACAAAGCATCTGCACTCTGGTAAAAAGCAGCATAAGTTGCATAATCAAATTTTGTTGGATCTGTTGGATCTAAAGGATATTTAGCAAAATAATATGGTCCTCCAGGAATTGTTGGCGTTGCTGTAACTACTAAACTAGCAGTTGTACAAGACGCTGGTCCAGGAGTAACCTCAATTTTCAAATCTTCTGGCGGTGATGCCATATTGATTTTTTTAGTAAGTGAACATCCGTTTATATCAGATACTGTTAATTCATAAATTCCAAAATTTAAGATATTAAACGTATGGTCTTCATTTCCTGTAGGATGATAAACCTGAGTTGCGCTGGTGTTACTTGTTAAAGTATAAGTATAACCCGATGCAGCAGGAGCTGGATTGGTAGTTCCACCTGTCAGACCTATTACTGAGATAGAACCAAAAGTTGTACCTGTAGTACCTCCAACACATTTAATTTGAACATCAACTAAAGCAAAATCAATTTTTGGAGCATCTATAATACTAGTTGTTTCATCTTTATAACAACCTTTAGCATCAGTAACTCTAACAATATAATCTCCTGCAGGAAGACCTGTTGTCTGAATACCATAGTTTACGTCTGGTGTAGCAGGAACTAAAGCAGAATTATCTTTAGTTACATTTATTGTATAAGGACTCGCTCCTTTTGTCTGATCAATTGT is a window of Flavobacterium crocinum DNA encoding:
- a CDS encoding T9SS type B sorting domain-containing protein, with amino-acid sequence MKKPTTLKTLLFVLALLFNFASYAQNWVAFDSKLNSISHENLFLKANNQNENPFSLNAAKEVLKNAAPAPLTNPVIPYAQLPYAGQVVQCPNDGKLLPKLFLCGGNDSRAINTGITDAQSIIWERFISGGSCITVSNSDCANETASASCWVKVGEGKDYLANSAGQFRIRIVDNTGTPYIFYFNVYQNTLIPTAVTKSDIIRNSAGTCQITGNITVGGFGSGYEYSFTTTGSSGTFQDSNIFNTTTPGNYTAYIRIKGVVGSCEFKVINLDIKNVTYAVTTEIVAPRCYDGKGSIRVITNDIKKKYTYNIYKPTGSTDPLSSFGPTENAEYTFTGLDSGTYRVETVVQGSNCMIDNKPSVVIPNAPNQLTSTPTITKTLNSCSSGAITVATGGGTYPFRYLVSINDAPFFQNANNVITTVASGKYLIRVEDANGCSVEKEINVPVADKPTYTITKTDGDCANPNGKITITVTETKGYTIETRLQGENNYTSSAYNTMTLTGTTGSRVYSDVPPENYIISVRYTKNRTTCTEPNYPISIGLTTALTASAGVAELSGCGPAGNVQKGKVRITNAEGGVPIVGPTGPYQYSYDGKVTWTTDKEAYVNPGTHIFYVKDANCEIALPAVTLLEQPAAPTIKVADPIFNCDGSATTTVTVTNSGSGSPQFTYDYFIDGVLNTNTPTNVFRNVTQGDHTISVSYNVISVPTESVLLNETFGSGPDVSSPGINPNFCWERQVEATKCNNDKLFGNGEYTVTNLLRNNPYSGWWSPRDNTSGGTNSNGRFLAVDAGTSIPNNAVLYRKTIKDIIPNVPIKVTFVGTNLLKVGNNQPDASLTVELQNASGVPLSSQSTGGIPKTNGWVKYTRTIDPGNNTTLDFVLRLELSQVNGIDFAVDDLVVTQMPKACNTVANFPIVVDGSKAFSAGITGYKDVKCSGERNGEITLSAKNFDPVKGFQYSVDGGNWETVIPVPASNIGSKTLTGLEGKIYNIRIRYDDTAGSCVFPLAQEIKTPKALKVNAWVDQVATCDTGAIIKAQASDGTPGYEYELRETDGVTVVKAFQSTGEFPDIKKTGNYKVIARDANLCETAVMASVDVVAPTPPQIGFDTSNLCFDTTAQIIVRVNGGVADYTYTTQFNGGKVSDASATFTGPTFTYAATEPGTYTFVVKDSFGCESNSITQVINEKLTVEVPVTKALTCDVAPNNRAVITGTISGGKGPFMVAVASGNTTGTLVQPTITGNTFTYTTAVAGDYTFRITDSGNCTVISKTATIAPLNAIVLTSDNTAPKCNTSNDGTILLKASGGSGGFKYSTDGITYNDQTYFTGLSAGVKYTFYVKDSNKCTQMLEVTLIAPDAIFGTASITTPYTCDNPATITVGTVVTGGNGNYKYTLNRNGVALTTQDSKVFSGITAAGNYTVTITDTNACSYTTTPALTIVALNGPKAMTINKSALKCPSNKVDFSITDVKDASGVTLTGPFTYAITAPTAAATSNTTGSFPGLDPGVTYTFEVKDAKNCSFTKNDRVEPLQDFTISSKVVSDVNCLGDSKGEVTFTVSGLGNNVNYTYQIDGALPVQTGISPNAGTSFTISAPNLNAGLHTIIVTNVDTNCSQSDDETISAPTAVLALDPSDLVHVTCKAKGSVTFNAKGGWGSYSYSITPTAPAGPTVSHSNKLFSGLDAGDYSFVVKDAKGCEVTGTFTINPETKPSASLDPDSSLCAGGAGATLKVIPNTQANYTYSINNGTAKADGTFTGLVPGKYIIRVTDTSTGCYTDLDEEIIAIPVSASTKLLADLDCDVAPASPDATIEVTIANGYPDFKYRHNTTGAPFTGLYTDVPAGSRVFTFDTGAAGTHYFEITDKNNCTTVVSRTINTKENPTAVTKPINPTCYNGTNGSIEVTASLGLSPYTYEVSTTSGTTGFSAMATNKHSNIGAGTYWFRVTDAKKCTFVVSETLNNPAELTAHADVTTPLKCGSGTTVLAATITVVIDLPGTPYTGPNKYRYSYNGLTPVISNTYQTTATGPVTVDVYDANNCPFRVLVSPDVEALDPPANMAFTPPAAITCATGQDKTSLTVSVDNGVAPFRFEITDTDATVAAADLVATNVSAQSHTFNNLPPGSYKFKVTDSYGCATFGEYTIDKALPVFVNGTLGANVTCKGDDDGSIVFTVSGAAGAFTYVLRNSANVVIPNTQSSQSGNVITFTGLLASTYTITITNPTTECTATKAVEVKEPAIQFAFTAPTITPITCSPNNGKVVINTVGGWGNNRYTLTLPDNTVVGPQSSSTFNNLTQSGTYGISVTDLSGDGCTISTTFNVDAAIQPDASIDLTASDLCYDAVGKAKIVVTPAVVSPTYMYNINDGQYQTSGTFDNLNPGSYVVKVKDMTTGCILTLPAQAIETELKFNAKLETLATCNGQDIEIKGTVSGGKTPYTYTVTINGTPDPTVRPVIGTTFTYTDPTATTASGDTTYLFTLRDASTTNCSLTSTVVVAPKTNPEFALTPNSTILCNGDATGSITVTIDQTKGASPYTINVTKDNSALVPATPDVNYGIQTTGLPAGDYIVRVTDAKGCYKDETTSIIDAPKIDFALVDVQIKCVGGTTGTTFGSISVIGLTGGTTNPAPAASGYTYTLTSNTSATQVYHPTGNEDHTFNILNFGIYELTVSDINGCSLTKKINMASPPEDLKIEVTPGPASCTTASLVVTATPTIPGGPYYFAKYPLDPTDPTKFDYATYAAFYQSADALSPPALPGDPLLLQSTFNNLNPGVVYSFVVYDDTTKCYYFKQADGPTKSASTLTSVVTAANVTCTGADNGTVSFTIANPQPTTTRVKYEIYNSQTNIIVTPAVGGTVTLPTMTVNNVGPLKPGTYYILFTEEDNLGNTVCMNSSDTFTITQSVVPLSLSATAKNDNCGSAKGVIEAFGKGGTVRAADVANGITAHPYLYQVFPDTGAAGVIDNVDPVPTDAAFSATFSLTAHTSNTFNRDNGRYIVYVKDANGCIATAFIEVELDPSPVITAVTNDICATEGSFVIDVNLTTTGMGQHYYILDGAAPVPMPSASFSIPNLSSGPHSVEVKDVNGCGNKVDLDLISTPLELEASFTTLPICEETNGVITAEVKGGFVPNNFEYTLIKTSLPAIANVVQFSPTFNGIGAGDYTVTVRDVNTSCTRTVDVKLILPTPINFVLTDIVTTPVDCTAGQVGATDNGTLTVNLNPANDNPDYTYELTPVSPTGPVKTQLNNNVFTGLSAGDYTIKVISGRGCELQLPANVPAPAAVVATADATPFSCTVDPATTTVVVTGTGGSGTYTFSQNGTDYFTSNSSPADNKYTFEISDNLGVQNPTYWVKDANGCVESTTLTTPLEPLPKLISATATRSTAADSQIDCQNGREVIEITVVGGSTTPIDLKYEVSIDGDPYIVLAASSVSQTFPYDATSIGSKYQFRITDNATHCEILSNIYEVPVFNTVEVRATTVADVTCKSATNGSIEIFVSGYTGPYTYALYDGATPVVGIGASGSHDTTTSNPFTIPFGLGEGSNYTVRIVESAYPRCPATSTVAVINEPVVAFTLDPLDVTPLGCTTDGAVKVTAQGGWGNNKFTLTPPSGPAITNTDGIFGGLRLDGLYGVSVQDANGCTVTDSFTLVIPTPPTAIIATTSDYCYDNTDLATLVVTASGGAGGYMYSIDNKQSWTIDNTFKDLTPGIYEIFVKDAFGCEVAVSNNEIKPQLFASATNEKDIFCTGIVDGTIKITAVGGYGSYSYTVNKDNTGASLPIAFPVGSDTAEYTVTGNGTYEFVVYDARNCNYTITEKIVMLPPTPVDLLQSDIAITPVDCNTPQGTNNNGTITVNLRAVNDNPEYTYTLTPTSPAGAPIVQKNNNLFTGLTPGDYNVSVQSARECEANVDVTIATPVLVTASATVTPFSCAVDPTKTTAVVTGGGGTGTYTFSIDGTNYFESNSTPADNRYSFELSDTGFTQNPTFYVKDSNGCIQSTQLPAVLDPLPKFISAIGTFGDPIDCINRAQEINVQITGGSNTPNAFTYNVYENGVLIPGPATTVTGNTFTYNDATAGSSYQFEVIDNNTGCRIKSPEYEIPVYEIASVNAIASAHVDCNGNNSGAIEINIVDYSGPYTYQVFNGTNPVAVTSGPGDTATANPFVIPFGFTAGTQYRVVVTEGAYPSCTITSTDVEIKEPAALSLINFVPDVKNQYCDKPFAVITIDPTTIVGGVKEYSYAVVPTTTPPTVPASGDYKTFTRIEIATAKIAPAYDSYDVYVRDANGCYDFKTVNIAQDPMPAITAVVPTHCATTTGYTITVTATGFTSDLEYSLDKNTWQLNNNVLEVTTPGDYTVYVRDANLCIVDAPVTILQPLRSGYQITNSPICNGNEGEVTLLPSGGSGTANYEFSQDGIMFGSSPVFSNLTPGNYQFTVRDNVTTCTVLVDAVIPVPNTAIEFTLVPSPVICNGGSTGSITVKMDPTTGTVNNNPVYTYAINPAPIGMTLVGNVFTNLPAGTYRVTVTSGKGCPVFKDIDVSEPLPIVIPAPVVADYRCTTGNKENNATITIPLPSGGSNTYTVYEFFRDGNPVAVQRGDNPVYIESDLLGGNYVINVYDDKGCLGTATATIQPFVGIEFATPAAITVTTAITCNNDESIQVNAITVGTATPMPVLSYNVKGISVGSTYDQTNNDGAFTGLTIGNYLVTVTNPITGCFITNIHYVNNPNTFELERITKNVVCFGSATGSVDLTIVDNQTDPSDDAGAFDYVITGPVNLSGTTSGATINIPNLPAGNYTVTAKLVGPPSCEIERSFIIEQPDAALTISESHTPITCDPGNDGTITVSAEGGWLGGDYLYELVGPVSVGYSTQSYFENLTAGVYTVNVKDVNGCIDTATVTLKNPDPILVTANATVNTLLCNGDTSGEITVDLPTGGQEMNYSYILNYLSTDPVMSSESQTSPVFSGLSAGRYSVTVVDGINCVSAPSAEIVINEPSKVEPSLTLATGITCKTDATLTLSAIGGSGPYEYSTDKTFTTIAGSFGSSTTFSVGIGDHQYYVRDSNGCIGVISNNVTINPLAPLDLEIDLMNAEVYCKGSATAVIDAVGVGGLGNYSYTLFNDSGVVVRGPQPEGYFDLLPKGVYVVRVDSGDCQYDSGPITIKEPDAELLATPSVTNATCFGANDGKIVIAATGGTGVIKYAISPNLGQFDDKFIFDRLAPGTYTIIVQDENSCFVIIEREITEPNPLEGKVVGPIIQEICDGDRDGAFSIEVSGGTLPYSISLDNENGTYVPLNNGTRHDFSNLKGGLHNVYIKDASCTTMVEVNMDNAVVLNPTVEVTYDCVNNAQANMIIVTVDPSNSPTDVDYSLDNNGTYQPSNIFTNVPAGDHFIVARHTNGCEVPTAVFPVNAIAELSLIDTTKQSNEINTISVKASGGVAPYEYSFNGEPFSSSNTYRIYRTDVYKVIVRDKNGCEATIDVPGTFYDFCLPNYFTPNGSGANTTIGPGCGALAYKDLTFDVYDRYGRVVGKYKVGGKWDGRYNGNELPTGDYWYVLKLNDPKDNREFVGHFTLYR